The sequence CTTCATTGAAGCAAATCCAGCATAGGAAAGACGAGAGATAGCTGCTTCTGCACCACCCACAAGGCATGCATCCATCATGCCGGCCCGCAATGCCATAAAGCCGTCTCCAATGGAGTGAGAGCTTGACGCACAGGCACTTACCACGCAATAGTTTGGCCCTTTCAGACCGTATTTCATCGACACAAAGCCCGATGCCATATCGGCAATCATCATGGGGATAAGAAAGGGAGAAACACGACGTGCTCCCTTATTCAGCAAATTTGAGTGGTTTGTTTCAAGAGTGTCTATCCCGCCAATACCGGATCCGATAATTGTACCAACCCGTTCCATATCAGGGGCAGATTCTAATAACTTTGAATCCTGAAGGGCTTCTTGGGCTGCCGCCATTGCAAGTAGAATATAGCGATCGGTCTTTTTTACTTCTTTACGATCGACATATTCAGAAAAGTCAACCCCCGTAACTTCGCCTGCAATTTGCGACGGTATTTTTTCGTCGGTAAAATGAGTGAGGGTATCAATCCCGCTTTTCCCCGCGATTAATCCATCCCAATACTCGTGTACAGAATTACCGACGGGATTTACCGTACCCATGCCGGTAACAACTACTCTTTTGCTCATATATGATTCCCTTTTCTTCAAAAACAGCAGGCTACACCAGGTTAATGCGGTGTACCTGCCTGTAATTTACTGCTTTTCTACGTAATCTAACACATCCTGTACTGTGGCAAACTTCTCAGAGTCTTCCTCAGGAATACCATCTTCAATTTCAAACTTTTCTTCAAGCTCCATAACAAGCTCGGCAAGATCAAGAGAGTCGGCTCCAAGATCCTCAACAAATTTCTTTTCCGCCGTCACCTCTGACTCTTCAATTCCGAGTTGCTCTGCTACAACTTCCTGCACTTTTTTCAAATTATCACTCACAACGCACTCCTTAAAATAGTAGTATAGTAGTTAGTATTTTCTTACATTGCCATTCCGCCATTTACCCCCATTACCTGGCCGGTAATATAGGAAGATAAATCGGAAGAAAGGAAAAGAACCGCATGGGCGATGTCTTCTGGATCACCCAATTCCTTGAGAGGAATCGCTTCCTCATATTGAGAAATCACCTCAGGTGAGAGTTTATCTGTCATAGCCGATTTTATAAACCCCGGTGCCACCGCATTCACACGCACGGCTTTACCGGCATATTCTTTAGCCAAGGACTTAGTAAGCCCGAGCATTCCCGCCTTCGCTGCAGAGTAATTTACCTGACCAGCATTGCCCGTTACTCCCACAACAGAAGAGATATTAATAATGCTACCCTGTTTTGCCTTCAGCATTTTTCGTGCTGCTGTTCTGCTACACAGAAAGGCGCTTTTTAA comes from Chitinivibrio alkaliphilus ACht1 and encodes:
- the acpP gene encoding acyl carrier protein — protein: MSDNLKKVQEVVAEQLGIEESEVTAEKKFVEDLGADSLDLAELVMELEEKFEIEDGIPEEDSEKFATVQDVLDYVEKQ
- the fabG gene encoding 3-oxoacyl-[acyl-carrier-protein] reductase, with protein sequence MDLTGKSALITGSARGIGRSIAEKLAAAGAKIGINDINAEAAAETAEQIAAQYGVETWSIQADVSSEADVKTMIQGFVETFGGIDILVNNAGITKDGLSLRMKESDWDAVLNINLKSAFLCSRTAARKMLKAKQGSIINISSVVGVTGNAGQVNYSAAKAGMLGLTKSLAKEYAGKAVRVNAVAPGFIKSAMTDKLSPEVISQYEEAIPLKELGDPEDIAHAVLFLSSDLSSYITGQVMGVNGGMAM